AGCTCCTTCGCCGGGCAGTACGACACGGTCCTGGGCGTCCGGGACTACGTCGGGCTCCTCGACGCCGTACGCCGCTGCGTGGCCTCGACCGGCTCGGAGCGGGCCAGCGCCTACCAGCACGACAGCGGCATCACGGGCACCATGCACCTGGTCGTGCAGGAGATGGTCGACGCGCGTGCCGCGGGCGTGGTGTTCAGTGCCGACCCCGTCAGTGCCCGCCGCGACCTGGCCGTCGTCGACGCGGTGAGCGGGCTGGGGGAGCAGCTGGTCGACGGCTCGACCACGTCGGACCACTACGAGGTCGACAGCGGCGGCACGGTCGTGGCCAGCGCGGTGGGCGACCTGCCGGCGCTGGAGCCGCACGAGGTGACCGAGGTCGTGGCGGGCGCTCGCGCAGCCGAGGCGCGCTGGGGCCGGCCCCTGGACCTGGAGTGGGCCATCGACCGCTCCGGGCGCCTGCGCTGGCTCCAGGCGCGCCCGATCACGACCCTGCCCGGCGACCTGTCCGCGATGGACTCACGGCTGGCCGGTGAGGACCACGTCTACACCCGCTGCAACATCGGCGAGATGATGCCGGGCGCCTTCTGCCCCCTGACGGCGTCGGTGAGCGGCCAGGCCATCGAGTACGCCATGCAGACCGTGCAGGTCGTGGCGGGGTTCCAGGACGCCTACGTCGAGGACCGCTGGCTGCAGCTGGGCTACTTCTCCGGCCACCTGTTCCTCAACATGACCGAGGGGACGGGGCTGAGCTCGGGCATCCTGGGCAACTCCGCCGACCAGTACTCCCTGTCCATCTGCGGCCGGGTGGTCGACGAGCTGGTCCCGCTGCCGCCGAAGTCGTTCCCGGTGCGCCTGGCGAACACGGTCCGGCTGACGACCTTCGCGCTCACCGCCAGCCGGGCTATCCGCCGGCTCGACGACAAGCTGGCCACCTTCGAGACGCCCTCGGCGTCGGAGCCCCGGGCCCTGCTCGCCGAGCTCGACACCGCGCTCGAGCTGTACTTCGAGGCGACGCTCACCCACGTGCGGTCCAGCTCCCGCGCCGCCGTCCCGGCGAACGTGCTGGAGCAGACACTGGTCAAGCAGGCCGTGAAGGCCGGCGGCACCGAGGAGGAGGGGCGGGCGCGCGCCTCGGCCCTGCTCGCCGGCGGCACCGACGTCGAGAGCGCGGTCATGCTCGGTCAGCTCGACGACGTGGTCGGGGCGCTGGCCGGCGACGCCGAGGCCGCCGAGCGGTTCCTGGCGAAGGCGCCGGCCGACGCCGTGGCCGACGTGCGCGACGGCGACGGGCCGACCTCCCGGGCGTTGCGGGACTTCCTGGCCCGGCACGGCCACCGTGGCTACCGCGAGCTGTGCCTGCGCGACCCCTCGTGGGGCGACGACCCCGACGGGCTCGGCACGATCATGCAGGCCATGCTGCACGCGCGACAGCTCGGCAACCGTGGTGAGCGCCCCACCCGGGCCGTCGACGACGGCGACCTGCCCGGTTCCGTACGCCGGATCGCCCGCTGGGCCCGCTGGGGAGCGGCCGGGCGGGAGGCCACCAAGTCACGCATGGTCCTGGTGGCCCACCACCTCTCGCGCGGCTACCGGATGCTGGGCCAGCAGCTCGCCGAGCGCGGGGTGCTCCCCGACGCCGACCTGGTCTTCTTCTTCGACCGGATCGAGCTGCCCGCGCTCGTGGACGCCTCGGGCGCCGGGGACGAGCGCGACCTCGCGGACATGGTGTCCGCCGCCCAGTCGCGGCGCGCGGCTCTGCCGTTCCAGCAGCTGCTGGAGTTCCCCGACGTCAGCGTCGGGCGCCCGGTGCCGCACGTCCCGCAGCCGCCGCCCTCCGGGGAGGACGGGGTCATCGTGGGGCGCCCGGCCAG
This genomic window from Nocardioides marinus contains:
- a CDS encoding PEP/pyruvate-binding domain-containing protein — its product is MTHLTTAIVELDDVTDGRYGGKALGLAELRAAGFDVPAAFVLADADPDALPPGLEQRYRELAPEGQPVAVRSSAAGEDGVESSFAGQYDTVLGVRDYVGLLDAVRRCVASTGSERASAYQHDSGITGTMHLVVQEMVDARAAGVVFSADPVSARRDLAVVDAVSGLGEQLVDGSTTSDHYEVDSGGTVVASAVGDLPALEPHEVTEVVAGARAAEARWGRPLDLEWAIDRSGRLRWLQARPITTLPGDLSAMDSRLAGEDHVYTRCNIGEMMPGAFCPLTASVSGQAIEYAMQTVQVVAGFQDAYVEDRWLQLGYFSGHLFLNMTEGTGLSSGILGNSADQYSLSICGRVVDELVPLPPKSFPVRLANTVRLTTFALTASRAIRRLDDKLATFETPSASEPRALLAELDTALELYFEATLTHVRSSSRAAVPANVLEQTLVKQAVKAGGTEEEGRARASALLAGGTDVESAVMLGQLDDVVGALAGDAEAAERFLAKAPADAVADVRDGDGPTSRALRDFLARHGHRGYRELCLRDPSWGDDPDGLGTIMQAMLHARQLGNRGERPTRAVDDGDLPGSVRRIARWARWGAAGREATKSRMVLVAHHLSRGYRMLGQQLAERGVLPDADLVFFFDRIELPALVDASGAGDERDLADMVSAAQSRRAALPFQQLLEFPDVSVGRPVPHVPQPPPSGEDGVIVGRPASSGVVEGVVRVASTVSEAQALQPGEVLVAPVTDVGWTPYFTLIAALVTDIGSSVSHGAVVAREYGLPCVVNTQGATRVLRTGDRVRVDGDRGTVTLLE